aaaaagaacgtTATCTGATTGCGTGCAGCTTACTCGAGCCACAAACCCCTAAAATGATCGCCCCTGTCCACctacaaaaccaaaaatcccCCTGCTCAATGCTGTCGCTTGTCCCCTCATCAGTCCCCACACTGGTGCAAGACCACACAACCCTGCAACACAGCCGGCAGCGGGTAGCGTTCTTCTTCCCCTAACCACCCCACCGTCCAAAATTAAATAGCTCATTCCAATTTATAGAAGCCGAGAACCAATTCCGATCTCTTAAACTGAACCATTTATTGTGTAACCTATTGTAGAAGCAGTTAATGTATATAATAACATATTAACTCTTTAATCAATTATTATCATTTCTGTGTCTGATAAGGACACAGCTGTCCATAAGTTTAATAATTTCCGTTATCCCACCAAAAGGATATATGCGTTATTACGCGTAAAGATAGTcttcccattttctttctttcccactCATCAGTTCATCGATCACCTTATTTCTCCCACTCTGTGAATGCTTATCGAGATCTCTATCGGAAGGGGAAAGCGATTCCAAGATCTCTCTAGAACCATGCCATTGAATCGCTGCTTGTTTCcgtcttttttcttcttctttttcttcttcttcttctcgacGACCGTGACCACTTCAAGCTTCATTTCAGGTGATTCAGAACTCCACATAAATATTACTCTCTCAATaagtttaattttttctttatcctctgttttctGATCATTTGGTTTCAATTCGATTTTTGCAGAGAATGTCTTAGAATCTTACAGATCCACCGGCCGGAACCTCCTTCAGGCGAAAACGAGttagtttctctttctttttcctctcctctctAATTTTTAtctattctttatttaatttttcgaTCTTTTTTCTGATTTAGTTGTTTGTATCGTctaagaatgcgaaatcgaccccgaatacataccaaacacatcctaATTTGAATTAATTATTAATGAGAGTATTTTTGTCCCAAAAATAGATTGATCTGATCTTGGTGTCTGTATCTGGGAGGATTAGAAATTAGTATATAAAAGGGGTTTTTTCTTGACCTTATTAATTAGAACTTTTTCAAATTGGTGTTTCATATTCTAAGTTTTACTCTATTATCTCTATCCACAGATTGCCCTGTGAGCTTTGAGTTTTTGAACTACACAATAATTACAAGCCAATGCAAAGGGCCACAATACCTACCCAAGCTCTGTTGTGGAGCCTTTAAGGAATTAGCTTGCCCTTATGCAACTGAGTTGAATGACTTAACCAACGATTGTGCATCGACCATGTTCAGTTACATTAATCTTTATGGAAAATACCCACCTGGTTTGTTTTCTAGCGAGTGCCAAGACACTAAGGAAGGGCTTACATGCAATCTTGCACCACCACCGGCTGAAAATGTCAAAGCAAATGGAGCTTGGAATTGGAAGACAGTATCATTACATTTTCCAGTGCTTGTAACAGGGATTTCACTAGTAGTACTACTTGTTCAGATGTTATGAAACCCTGCTGTGTACAGGCTTTTGGAATCCCAGAAATGACCTGGGATGCGGCGGTTATTTCCTATACCACTGTCTAGGGAGTGGACGCGACCGGGTGGTGTTCTTTCTCCTTATAATTTTTGTCTAAACATTTCTATTATGACTGATTCCTTGatttaatttatatatttgaTTATGTATTGGTTCCCAAACACCTAATTAAGAGATCATGAATTCAACTCTCCTAGGAGTGACAAGGTCAAAAGGCTTGATGGGTCCATGTCTTACTCATACCTGCTCTGTTTGAAAATATCATATTTAAGGTATAAGTGATCCCCATGTAGTATTGTTTATCAGGAAAATAAAAGCATAATGTCATAATTAAAGTGCTATACAAGATTTTAGTTCCAGATCTACCAGATTTATGAGTCACAAGTTACCACTCCTAACAACAGGCAATTATATAATAATGGGTAAAATTCTTCGTTGTTCGTAAGCAAAACTAGAGAAAAGAAAGCGCGTTTGCCCTCTCCCATCGCCGCCGATTGAGTGCTGCTTGCATAAGATGGGTTAATATGTTCAGTGGCGACTGAAACGGCTGCCTCTTCTCTCTCGCGCCTAAGCTCAGGCTGTCTCATCTGGTTTCTCCTGATTTCTCGAACTACCCCTTCTCTGCCAGTTTTTTCCCCGTCATTTGTGCGTGTAAtacttctcctctccttctctacTCCGTCCACCATGAACCTTGGAACCGCCGATAACGATGCCGGCGATGCCAACGATGACGATgatcccaccccccccccctttcacaGATCATCACCGTCCCGCTTTTCACCCTGTTTCACCATCTCTAAAGCTCCCCGTTCTACCTTATCCAGCCTCGGTTCTGTGGCTGGTTATGGTTTTTAGCCAACATACCGAGGGGCTTCCAAACAAGGGTggtcttttccttctctttgtttGTATTTTTGCAAGTGTTGGCATTCCAAGTACTGCTGGCACCGTGATTATCGTCGGCTCCGATGCTCCAACCACCGTTCAACCTTCACCTTACCTTTCCTGTCGCCAGACGAAGCTCCACTCGCCGATCTAGCAGATCCTTGCAGTTCTATTCGAGAGTAGGCTGTGGCAGCGTTTCTGGTGACCCTTTTGTAGTCGATCCAAGCTTCACTCATCGATCCAGCAGACCTTTGTTGATCCGGGaagtctgtttgaaagtaggcTGTGGTAGAGTATCGGCATGCGTAGACAATTTGGCGTTGGTCTGCTCGGGACATCTGGGGCCCCCTCTTTTGGCACATATGTGCATGCGCTTATTTTTAACTATATCTAAAGCTTTCCTCTAGGGAAGTGGTTGTACACCATCCCCTAGCctggatgacccagtcaatggcatgtgggACTGGGttaatttccactccttggttttggataccacATATCCttaccttgtgtttatcatgctctctatcTGTCTTAggtattttttattcctttgtttggcgttgggcgcacatgaatgaatagctttattttctaccaaaaataataataaaataataataatgggtAAAAGATTTGCATAATGTCAACTTAATTCAAAATTGCATGTCAGCACCCCTCATAAAACTAAGATTACTGTAACACTAACCCTATAAAATGTCTCATATAGCACTTGCGCTGCAGGGAACCCTCCCCCTATAATAATATGACAAAAAACAATATTATGTAGTCTGGTGTGTAATATCATTTACGCTATACACGTACAAAATCGTTATGGCCTCAGTATTTGTTACCACGAagggaaaacccaaaaaaaaaaaaaaaaaatagaaaagggagagggttccctacactACTCGAGTGCAGTTTCAAGCAAATAAGGGAATCCCGTCCCTTTGGaatctgaaaaaaataaaaaagagggacatttatgacatatcaccgtctcacatgatatgtgagaggggtgtgcaatttcattttctgACTGTTCGTTGTAcaaatctttttcccaaaaaaaatgggggggggggggacaattTTCCTACACAATTGTTTAGGATGTTTTCCCCAACTATCCTTAAAAATCTGTCACAATACATCAGATTCTGCTAAAAATTTTGTGGATGGAACCCGGGTCTCCTAAATGTTGAAATTCAATCCAAATGGACTTTCTTAAACAACC
The nucleotide sequence above comes from Telopea speciosissima isolate NSW1024214 ecotype Mountain lineage chromosome 3, Tspe_v1, whole genome shotgun sequence. Encoded proteins:
- the LOC122655247 gene encoding GPI-anchored protein LLG1-like produces the protein MWCVPSLDVIKINCVASMIPNSSNGGLENVLESYRSTGRNLLQAKTNCPVSFEFLNYTIITSQCKGPQYLPKLCCGAFKELACPYATELNDLTNDCASTMFSYINLYGKYPPGLFSSECQDTKEGLTCNLAPPPAENVKANGAWNWKTVSLHFPVLVTGISLVVLLVQML